From one Neofelis nebulosa isolate mNeoNeb1 chromosome 4, mNeoNeb1.pri, whole genome shotgun sequence genomic stretch:
- the ICA1 gene encoding islet cell autoantigen 1 isoform X12 codes for MSGHKCSYPWDLQDRYTQDKSVVNKMQQKYWETKQAFIKATGKKEDEHVVASDADLDAKLELFHSIQRTCLDLSKAIVLYQKRICFLSQEENELGKFLRSQGFQDKTRAGKMMQATGKALCFSSQQRLALRNPLCRFHQEVETFRHRAISDTWLTVNRMEQCRTEYRGALLWMKDVSQELDPDLYKQMEKFRKR; via the exons atgtcAGGACACAAATG cAGTTATCCCTGGGACTTACAGGATCGATATACTCAAGATAAGTCTGTAGTAAATAAGATGCAGCAGAAGTATTGGGAAACGAAGCAAGCCTTTATTAAAGccacagggaagaaagaagatgAGCATGTTGTTGCCTCTGATGCAGACCTGGATGCCAAGCTAGAG cTGTTTCACTCGATTCAGAGAACCTGTTTGGACTTGTCTAAAGCAATTGTACTCTATCAAAAGAGAATATGTT TCTTGTCTCAAGAAGAAAACGAACTGGGAAAATTTCTCCGATCCCAAGGCTTCCAAGACAAAACCAGAGCAGGAAAGATGATGCAAGCAACGGGAAAGGccctctgcttttcttcccagCAAAG GTTGGCCTTGCGAAATCCATTGTGTCGATTTCACCAAGAAGTGGAGACTTTTCGGCACCGGGCCATCTCCGACACTTGGCTGACGGTGAATCGCATGGAGCAGTGCCGGACTGAATACAGAGGGGCATTATTATGGATGAAGGATGTGTCACAGGAGCTTGATCCAGACCTCTACAAGCAAATGGAGAAGTTCAGGAAG